The sequence TTCTGACAATCACGGGCATCTGCGTGGCACTGCTGGTGGTGGGCATCGTGTGCGTGGTGGCCTACTGCAAGACCAAGTGAGTCAAATTCAGAATCAAGCTAGCTTTATCAGCATGACCACACAGGTGCACAGTGTCACCAAAGAAATTTTCacacaactacaactacaactgcaatgaactgaaaaatatgtgcgcacacacattatacacatacagaaacacacatacatacagtacgtttatttacatttttacagttactGTGCAGATGCTTCCTGCCCATTGTCTCTCATGATGTGGCACTCAGATATGTATCATGCTGCTAAAGCTGCAGCGTTTTCCTCTACCAGAACAATTTGTAGTTTTTCTTCATCTTTCCTTTGCTGAAATGTgtggaaatgtaaatatttaggtgtaattcaaaatatttatttatcactCCTCTGCCTCAACTCAACTGCTGTCTCAGctgtggtgtaatggtcagggtGATGGTCaggtaaccagaaggttgttggtttgagtCCCGTGTGCAGTAGTGCTGTTGTACACTGGATGAATGAACTTGGATACAGATTGCTTTGATAAATATCCAGTGGTATAAACTGATGGCGTGTAAGCTGAGAGCTGCATAAATTGCCCTGAATGAGGGgaatctgctaaataaataagacgCAGTATATCCGGTCGGGATgcttctgtgtctctgcctcagCTTGCCTGGCTttgcacaaacagaaaagtTTGGATTTTCCACAGATACAGAAGGATGTTTCCTGACTGTTGATCAGACAAAACCTTTCTCAGCTTTCACACGCAGGGTTAGccttacacgcacacacccacacgctaACACATGTGTCCTGATGTGTCCCTACATCTCTCTTCTCAAAGCTTCTGAAGTGAAAACAGTCAGCCTCACATACTGGAGCTAAAGCCGTGGaagacactcacaaacacacacacacacacacacactcacacactcacacacacacacacacacacacacacacactcacacacacacacacacacacctacacacacacactcacacacacacacacacacactcactcacactcacacacacacacacacacacacacacacacacacacacacacactcacacacacactcacacagactcacacacacacacacacacactcacagactcacacacacacacactcacacacacacacgcacacacgcacacacgcacacacgcacacacgtacacacatacacacacacacacactcacacacacacacgcacacacacacacactcacacacacacacacacacacacacacacacacagttcccgCCTCCTTGTTCTCATCAGTGAGAGCATTTGGCCTTGCATGCTGAGGCTAAAGCCGCTGCAGAGTGTCAGAGCAGCTGTGAAATCACTGATCCCTGATCAGGCTCTCCTCCACACCCATCCCAAAGCTGACATGAAGTCATGATTTCACACTGTGCattacacacagccacacagtaaCCAGGGGACCAGGGAAGATTTATCCTTTTTAGCTTTCAGCAGACACCCATACGCGCTACATACCATCAACTTACACAGCTGGGTGtttcctgaagcaattcaggttaggcagcctgttcaagggtacaacagcattgccccacctgggaatcaacctggcaacctctgggttactATAACCCCTACTTCTTgccgctatgccacactgctcaTAATTGTTCTGCAAGGGCTAATGCGTTGTATGCAGAGCTATTCAGAGCATATCGCATGTCTGAAAACTGTTTGTGTGATGCACTGATAGCAATTCAGGCCGTTGACAGCAGAGAGCTGAAGTGAAGTTCAGGCTGCAGTTTGAACGTTCTCTGTAAGTAGACTCTTAAACTGCATTGGCTCCTGAATCACATGACCGACAGAGCAGGagtctcctctccccctcctccccatggGGGTCacagcagagctctctctctccaggaaacagaggaagaaaatgcaCAGCCACCTGCGTCAGAACATGTGTGCTGATCACCCCACTCGAACCCTGGCCAACGGACCCAACCACCCGGGACCGGGCCCGGAGGAGATCCCTATGGTAGATGTGAGTTTTTGGTTGGCTGGTTGATAGACAGATTTACAGGTTGACTAATTgcttgattgactgattgatttattgattggaTGTTATTTACCAGTGGCTATTCTGATAGTCATTGCAAAAGGAAGGAAAGGATTTTGGGGAAGGAAATGCTGCCATTTACTACAGCTGTGTGGAATGTGTCCAGTCACGttccaaacacagccacagttAGGCAGTGACGGGGGCTCGCACGACATCGTATTAAACACCTTTTAGGTTTGAAAACCTGCCACGAGGTTACGCACAGCCCCAGGGGGCCGACGGCGTTaactgcacacacagtctcagaTGTGGTGCAAAAACTACTCCTCATTCTATAAATCATTCAAATTTTCTGTGCCCGTTCCTACCTCAGCTGCCTTAGACAGCAATGTGTCTCCCggttgctgtttgtttctgacTCTGTCGCCAGTATGAGGAAGCGGTGTGGAGTGATGTCTCATTGAAATTCAGAGGCTGCAAGTTCAATGTGAATCAGGGCCTACATTACCCATAATCCTCTCTGCGAGGAGGGCCACATTAGTGCTACTCAAAATTTGTCCAGGGGATTCACTGTTGTATAGCAGCTTCAGGCCTAGGGCCAAATTAATATTACttgaatgtaaacaaatgtagAGATGTAAAATTTAAGATCTGAACTCATTCAACAGCTGAGTCAAACATTATCTTCTCATAGTACTAGTGGAATGATAACCAGAATAGGCAGGAGATCTCCAGGACCATGTTTGAGAAACActacattacccacaatcctctgtaAGGATGACACTTGCAAAACAGGCCCTAAGCTCTCTGTGAAATGCAGTCCTGAGGGATACCGGCACCTGTGTCCGCTGTCCTTACGAACCTCCCCCGTTATACAGCTGTCTCCGTTGCAGTACATCTCGAAGAACGTCCCGGCCACCGAGCGAGTCATCAGGCACACAGCAGAGACCTCCTTTCCCGGCAGTCGAGCATCCTCCAGATCCCACCATTCGTCAACCCCTGCCCACTCATCCAATCACAGGTAACTGCGCTCACGAGTGACATAAGGCACTCCTCAAATCACAGCAAAACCCCGCCTACTCCTTCAGCTATGGGTGATACTACACACGTGTCCAGCAACAGGTAACTCCACCCACACCCCAGGCATAGGTGACAACACAAAACTAACATTTGTCTAAAACTCCTCCCACCCCTACAACTGCAGGTGACATTGCACACATTTAACCCCATCCACCCCATCTCCAATTATAAGTGACATCACACACCCATCCAATCACAGGAAAACATCACACACTTAGTTACAGTTAGCCCCGTCTACACCTTCAGAAATAGGGAATCTCCAATCCACCCTGGTCACATGTAACTCCACCCACTCCCAATCAGTCTCAGCCAAATCCACCTGTCAGAGGAGCCTGGGATGTAGTCAGAGACCTGACTGTACTACAGGCAGAAACGGTCTATCCTCCCGCGGATCTCCTGCAGTGACtctgtttatattttaccaTGTTGTTTTAGTCCTCAGTACAAAGCTTGATATTTAAggagtttacatttacatttattcatttggcagacgcttttatccaaagcgacttacataggttacagttctttccaatgttatccatttatacagctggatatttactgaggcaactgtgggttaagtaccttgcccaagggtacagcagcagtgtcccagcggggattgaaccggcaacctttcggttacgagtcctgttccttaaccacaatgctacactgccgcccagttTACATTTTCAGTATGCTGTCCTTTCACAAGACTGATCACATCAGACATTTAATGTCATGAAACAACCAGTTCACCAACCTTCCCTGTCAGTCAGTTAAAGGAGAACCTCagcataaaaattaaaattgttacattttaatatctGCATCAGTTGCTGACATACACAATTCAGCATTCTGTACCATGTCCTGTAAGCCTAGGACACAACCCTGGTCCTCCAGTTAAAGGTGCAAGATGGCCTTACTGCCCTACGGCTTCTTTCATTAAAGGAAATTTTAAGAATCcgcaaacattttctttttcccacGGATAgcttgcagagagaaaaaaaaatacttaggCATGTATCAATGTTTGGCCTGTGCATGGTGACAGTTTAATTATGTGTGCTGCAGTTTTATTGGAGGGTGAGTTCTAAGCTTACAGAAGGCAGGTCACAATTCGCAATGTGCATGTAAGCACAGGGACCTTATCCTGAAACGTATCATTAGGAATTTTGACCGGAGTTGTCCTCAAAGTGGCTCTGTAGAGTCAATGCAATTTGAGgagcgccacctgctggctgtGGACACAActcactgatttattttatttgttatatatttgatttatttatttgttatatatttgattttttttctttattttgagaGATTTATGTTTTAGCatctgcagaggagagagacctGCACATATACAGAGCGGACTACACAAACGCATAGCTTCTCGCAGTCGTAACACTCTGAGATAATTTATCTTTCTCCCATGTGCCTTCTCTTTCCAGCTTTCACACTTGGGTCCGTAATATGATTTTTATTGTGTCAAATCAGAATCCAGTTAGGTCACAGGTTTGGTACACATCATAAGTTAGAGTATGGACTGCTTTTTTCAGAGAATGGCTCAGTTGTCCGAACTAAATTTTTCCATCTGTAGCGCACTTGCGTAACACACCTACCATGCATTACACCATCTGTTACAGGGACCTGCAAGCAACAATAATCACAGGACATATGAGGTAATGCCAGACCAGAAATTAAGACATGTAATTACTTAATTAAGACGCATACTTACCCAACACAGGGGTGTCTCTGCACCACAGCGAGTCCAGCAAAACAAAGTGGAATGCAGTGTGTACATACCAGGACAAAACAGGCTGAAGTTGGGGCTGACTGATTAAGGCTTACCAAGGGGAGCAGTCTATCCTCAGCAAAACCATTGCGGCCTGAGCAAGGCACGCTCCCGCACAGCCTGTGTCAAAATGTTGGAAAAATGTTGGGAAAAATGCTATTGCATTTGAATTACAATCCCCCAGTCTTTCAGAAGTGCTTCAGACCTACCTACAATGGGCTTCTACCCGCGAATAGTCAGCCTGTACTTCTGTCCATATGTACACAGTTTATGCTGTTCTGCACAGATGCATGCCACGTTAGCATATCCCAGCACACCTTGCTGCTATTCAGGGAGCTCAGAGCCTaaaccaggggtgtccaaacctctcctggagggccacttgtctctccctgctccaacacaggtgattcaaatgatcaactcgttatgaactcctgaacctgctgaataacaaactgatcatttgaatcagctgtgttggagcagggagagatctaaaacatgcaggacaagtggccctccaggagaggtttggacacccctggcctAAACCATATTTAAACCATATTTTCTCAGAGGCGTTGGAGAGAGGCACACAATGCTGGCAATAAGCAATTGCATGTTCACCTCAAGGACCCGTACAGTTGAGAAAAAGGATCAGGTCTATTTAGATTtcataaaaacaggaaagataCCTGGGTGTGtatgttcatttcagtgtgtgccCGGTATTCCGGTCGcttgggtttcattttttcccctcctctcccatcACCAGAGCTGATCTAGATTCAGTCACGCTTCTCCCGCGTCCCGTCCTGGGATTTGACTCCATGACCCGCAGGTGTAACggcgctctcgctctctccccccaccccacccccccccgcagaCACGAGGGCCGCACGTGGAGCCTGGACCGGACGGGCAGCGGCGGGCTGTCAGACTCGCGCTCGTGTGCGCGGTCCTCGTCCTCGGTGGGGACCAGTAAATGCAACAGTCCTGCGTGCGTGGAGGCGCGAGCCAGGCGTGCGGCACACTGCGGCGTTACTGAGCCCcaccgccccgccccgccctaCAGGGACTCCTTCGACTCGCTGGGGGACTCTCCGTGCAGCGAAAGGTGGGACACTCCCCCCCCAGGACCGTCCGCTACAGCGCTGCGCGCCTTTAAGTGTACACCTTAAAAGCACAGTGTTATTCACCGGATTGAGATCCGGTTAAAGCTGGTTTGAAAGATTCAATGGCAAATATGTGCTTGGTTTTCTTTTAGTAGCTTGTCTGCCAGGGGGTATATTACATGTGATTATTCGGAAGGCAGACCGCCCTCACCGGGAGTGAATCATATAGCTTTCATGCATTCTACTTGTGCTGCTGGATATTGTACTGAAACAGCTAAAGCAGGGAGGTTTCAGCAACATTGCCACagccaggattcaaacccacaaccacGGGTTCTGAGCCCCATTTCTGTGGAAAGGTCTATGTTAACAGCCCATGTGATCTGTCATGGCTGCAGCCTGAAGCTGCTGGGTGCACTGTAGAAGAACTCCCACAATCCACTGCAAGGTCCTTTTCTCCATCCAATGAGAAATACGGAGAGAACACCAGCAGAACCCTGATCGGGACGTGGTTCCGTTCACCACAGCTGTCAGATTAGCACTTTTTGGAAACACTGCAAAGCTCTAATTTAACTCTTTTCAGTCATGAGCTTCAGTATGAGACTATTTAGTCCAAACAATTTCATACAGGCTAAAAAACTCCACATACACATCAGGAGGAATGAGGAAATCTAGACACGGTAGACATTTACCTATACTGTAGAATATCAGTAACCTGTTGCGGTGATCATTTTGTAGTTTTTGCTATTGAACCTTTTGAATGGCGAGTTTTTATTGTGTACATTTAAACTTTCTCAGTGCCATAGagtgggtgggggagagagagggggttgtgaggggtggggtttgggggctGGGCGTTGAAGTGGGAGGGGGGTCTCTCTGTTTGTGGGAGCACAGCATTGCAGAGTAACACACTCCACACTTCCTGCTCACACTGCATGCAGTGACCCCGTAACTGTGGGGGGCTTGTGGGGTCCTGTCGGGCTGGAATGGAGGGAGCCCCACAGCCCCACTGACTGATGTTGTTTTGGGTCAGGGGTGTCAAACTGCATTCCCAGAGGGCCGTGTGTGTGCCGTTTGCTCTCTCCAGCCTCAGCtcttaattgcttaatttgTAGATTCGTTTCATATTCACTCTCACGGTTGCTGTGAACAATCCATCAACGCCGAGTGTTTTTTCAGCTCTTTGCTGTGCGTACCTGTGTGAATATGTCTGCCATGCTTCCATGTGGGTGACTCATAGCCAGAGGATTTGTTtcggagcaaaaaaaaaaaacaacacacacacagccctccagGAAGGGAGTTTGACACGCCCCCCTGTTTCGGGTGACCCCGCCTTCTCCCGCGCAGGTATGTGTCTGCGCTGACGACGCCTGCCCGCCTGTCGCCCGTGGACTTCCACTACTCACTGCCCGCACAGGTGCCTACCTTCCAGATCACGTCTCCCAACGCCAGCCACGCCATGTCCCTGCCTCCGGCCGCCCACGCCCCCTACCGCCCGGAGGACGACCAGCCGCTGCTGCGGCGCTACCAGGTGCCGCTGCAGGACGCGCAGGTGTAccggcagcagcggcggcgcGCCTACCTGAGCGACAGCACCGGCAGCCTGCCCTGCAGCCCCTACCGGCTGCCGGACGACGAGGCCTACGAGACCACGCAGGAGTGCCTCTCCTCGCTGGAGCAACCAAAGAGAAGCGCGTGCGGCGGCGGCCGGCGCTGGCGGCGGTCCCGGCTGGACGGGCGGTCCTCGCCCCGGGCGGGCGAGGGGCGGGGCTGCGGCCTGC comes from Megalops cyprinoides isolate fMegCyp1 chromosome 3, fMegCyp1.pri, whole genome shotgun sequence and encodes:
- the nrg2a gene encoding neuregulin 2a isoform X6, translated to MSEGGKRERKGRKKKKQEARDPTEAAAPKLKRLKNQLVDEGNRLTLKCEASGNPSPTYRWYKDGSELKKSKDIKIKSSKKNSRVQINRVRLEHSGNYTCVAENLLGKENSTSTINVQSITTTLSPGSGHARRCNESEKNYCVNGGDCYFIHGINQLSCKCPAEYYGPRCRQTGPLRLYMPNPYKTHLGIGFMEAEELYQRRVLTITGICVALLVVGIVCVVAYCKTKKQRKKMHSHLRQNMCADHPTRTLANGPNHPGPGPEEIPMLSPLQYISKNVPATERVIRHTAETSFPGSRASSRSHHSSTPAHSSNHRHEGRTWSLDRTGSGGLSDSRSCARSSSSVGTSKCNSPACVEARARRAAHCGVTEPHRPAPPYRDSFDSLGDSPCSERYVSALTTPARLSPVDFHYSLPAQVPTFQITSPNASHAMSLPPAAHAPYRPEDDQPLLRRYQVPLQDAQVYRQQRRRAYLSDSTGSLPCSPYRLPDDEAYETTQECLSSLEQPKRSACGGGRRWRRSRLDGRSSPRAGEGRGCGLRGYLSDSESEEEDEEEEGESTPFLSMQNMSAEPVTVCRPANSRTYQPPGRHAARGNSQTRAAHSRSKHDAVPR